A single window of Papio anubis isolate 15944 chromosome 8, Panubis1.0, whole genome shotgun sequence DNA harbors:
- the LOC101000408 gene encoding zinc finger protein 7 isoform X5, whose product MVPSWRQVSRPEHVDAHPPLSLMGFLGCWCMSFQEVVTFGDVAVHFSREEWQCLDPGQRALYREVMLENHSSVAGLVGRTLKEASNQRPWLAHGSTAHLCTDRHKEAGFLVFKPELISRLEQGEEPWVLDLQGAEGTEAPRTSKTDSTIRTENEQSCEDMDILKSESYGTVIRISPQDFPQNPGFGDVSDSEVWLDSHLGSRGLRMTGSTFQNNCLNEETVVPKTFIKDAAQGCKELGSSILDCQPPESQRESAEGTSQRCEGCGKGFRATSDTALHWEVNTQKISRCQECQKKLSDCLQGKHPNNCHGEKPYECAECGKVFRLCSQLNQHQRIHTGEKPFKCTECGKSFRLSSKLIQHQRIHTGEKPYRCEECGKAFGQSSSLIHHQRIHTGERPYGCRECGKAFSQQSQLVRHQRTHTGERPYPCKECGKAFSQSSTLAQHQRMHTGEKAQILRASDSPSLVAHQRIHAVEKPFKCDECGKAFRWISRLSQHQLIHTGEKPYKCNKCTKAFGCSSRLIRHQRTHTGEKPFKCDECGKGFVQGSHLIQHQRIHTGEKPYVCNDCGKAFSQSSSLIYHQRIHKGEKPYECLQCGKAFSMSTQLTIHQRVHTGERPYKCNECGKAFSQNSTLFQHQIIHAGVKPYECSECGKAFSRSSYLIEHQRIHTRAQWFYEYGSALEGSTFVSRKKVNTIKKLHQCEDCEKIFRWRSHLIIHQRIHTGEKPYKCNDCGKAFNRSSRLTQHQKIHTG is encoded by the exons GTGTCTCGGCCAGAACACGTGGATGCCCACCCACCACTGAGCCTCATG GGATTCCTGGGGTGCTGGTGTATGTCCTTTCAGGAGGTGGTAACATTTGGCGATGTGGCTGTGCACTTCTCTCGGGAGGAGTGGCAGTGTCTGGACCCTGGCCAGAGGGCCCTCTACAGGGAAGTGATGCTGGAGAACCACAGCAGTGTGGCTGGACTAG TTGGGAGAACCCTGAAGGAAGCTTCCAACCAGAGGCCTTGGCTGGCCCATGGATCAACTGCTCATCTCTGTACTGATCGGCACAAAGAGG CAGGATTCCTAGTTTTCAAGCCTGAGCTGATCTCCCGGCTGGAGCAGGGAGAGGAGCCATGGGTCCTTGACCTGCAGGGAGCAGAGGGGACAGAGGCACCAAGGACCTCCAAGACAG ATTCTACGATTAGGACTGAAAATGAGCAGTCCTGTGAGGACATGGACATCCTAAAATCGGAATCCTATGGGACAGTCATCAGAATCTCCCCACAGGACTTTCCTCAGAATCCTGGCTTTGGAGACGTTTCTGATTCTGAGGTCTGGTTAGACAGTCATTTGGGCAGTCGTGGGCTGAGAATGACAGGCTCTACCTTTCAGAATAACTGTTTGAATGAGGAGACTGTGGTTCCGAAGACCTTCATCAAGGATGCTGCCCAGGGATGTAAGGAGCTGGGAAGCAGCATCCTGGATTGTCAGCCTCctgaaagtcagagagagagtgCAGAAGGGACGTCCCAGAGGTGCGAGGGGTGTGGGAAAGGCTTCAGAGCCACTTCAGACACTGCTCTGCATTGGGAAGTTAATACACAGAAAATTAGCAGATGTCAAGAATGCCAAAAAAAGTTATCTGACTGCTTGCAGGGGAAACATCCAAATAACTGTCATGGAGAGAAGCCGTACGAATGTGCAGAGTGTGGGAAAGTCTTCAGGCTCTGCTCGCAGCTTAATCAGCATCAGAGAATCCACACGGGAGAGAAACCCTTTAAATGCACTGAGTGTGGAAAATCCTTCCGCCTGAGCTCAAAACTTATTCAGCATCAAAGAATTCACACTGGGGAGAAGCCCTACAGATGTGaggaatgtggaaaagcctttgGTCAGAGCTCAAGCCTCATCCACCATCAGAGAATCCACACAGGAGAGAGGCCCTATGGTTGTcgtgaatgtgggaaagccttcagccAGCAGTCGCAGCTGGTTAGACACCAGAGAACTCACACTGGGGAGAGGCCCTACCCTTGCAAGgagtgtgggaaggccttcagcCAGAGCTCCACCCTAGCCCAGCATCAAAGGATGCACACTGGGGAGAAAGCTCAAATTCTAAGAGCCTCAGACAGTCCAAGCCTTGTTGCACATCAGAGAATTCACGCTGTAGAGAAACCATTTAAGTGTGATGAGTGTGGGAAAGCTTTTAGGTGGATCTCTCGCCTGAGTCAGCATCAGCtgattcacactggagagaagccttataAATGCAACAAGTGTACAAAAGCCTTTGGTTGTAGTTCACGACTTATTCGCCATCagagaactcacactggagaaaaaccatTTAAATGTGATGAGTGTGGCAAAGGCTTTGTTCAGGGTTCACACCTTATTCAGCATCAGCgaatccacactggagagaaaccctatgtgTGTAATGACTGTGGAAAAGCCTTCAGTCAGAGTTCCAGCCTTATTTACCATCAGAGAATCCATAAAGGAGAGAAGCCCTATGAATGCCTCCAGTGCGGAAAAGCCTTCAGCATGAGCACACAGCTTACAATACATCAAAGGGTTCACACTGGAGAGAGGCCCTATAAATGTAacgaatgtgggaaagccttcagtcaAAACTCAACCCTTTTCCAGCACCAGATAATTCATGCAGGAGTGAAGCCCTATGAGTGCagtgaatgtggaaaagccttcagcCGGAGCTCGTATCTTATTGAACACCAGAGAATACACACTAGGGCCCAGTGGTTTTACGAATATGGGAGTGCCCTGGAAGGGTCCACCTTTGTGAGCCGTAAAAAGGTTAAtactataaagaaactgcatcagtgtgaagactgtgagaaaatatttaggtGGCGTTCACACCTAATTATACaccagagaattcacactggggAGAAGCCTTATAAATGCAATGactgtggcaaagcttttaatcGGAGCTCACGGCTTACCCAGCATCAAAAAATTCACACGGGATAG
- the LOC101000408 gene encoding zinc finger protein 7 isoform X7: MVPSWRQVSRPEHVDAHPPLSLMEVVTFGDVAVHFSREEWQCLDPGQRALYREVMLENHSSVAGLVGRTLKEASNQRPWLAHGSTAHLCTDRHKEAGFLVFKPELISRLEQGEEPWVLDLQGAEGTEAPRTSKTDSTIRTENEQSCEDMDILKSESYGTVIRISPQDFPQNPGFGDVSDSEVWLDSHLGSRGLRMTGSTFQNNCLNEETVVPKTFIKDAAQGCKELGSSILDCQPPESQRESAEGTSQRCEGCGKGFRATSDTALHWEVNTQKISRCQECQKKLSDCLQGKHPNNCHGEKPYECAECGKVFRLCSQLNQHQRIHTGEKPFKCTECGKSFRLSSKLIQHQRIHTGEKPYRCEECGKAFGQSSSLIHHQRIHTGERPYGCRECGKAFSQQSQLVRHQRTHTGERPYPCKECGKAFSQSSTLAQHQRMHTGEKAQILRASDSPSLVAHQRIHAVEKPFKCDECGKAFRWISRLSQHQLIHTGEKPYKCNKCTKAFGCSSRLIRHQRTHTGEKPFKCDECGKGFVQGSHLIQHQRIHTGEKPYVCNDCGKAFSQSSSLIYHQRIHKGEKPYECLQCGKAFSMSTQLTIHQRVHTGERPYKCNECGKAFSQNSTLFQHQIIHAGVKPYECSECGKAFSRSSYLIEHQRIHTRAQWFYEYGSALEGSTFVSRKKVNTIKKLHQCEDCEKIFRWRSHLIIHQRIHTGEKPYKCNDCGKAFNRSSRLTQHQKIHTG, from the exons GTGTCTCGGCCAGAACACGTGGATGCCCACCCACCACTGAGCCTCATG GAGGTGGTAACATTTGGCGATGTGGCTGTGCACTTCTCTCGGGAGGAGTGGCAGTGTCTGGACCCTGGCCAGAGGGCCCTCTACAGGGAAGTGATGCTGGAGAACCACAGCAGTGTGGCTGGACTAG TTGGGAGAACCCTGAAGGAAGCTTCCAACCAGAGGCCTTGGCTGGCCCATGGATCAACTGCTCATCTCTGTACTGATCGGCACAAAGAGG CAGGATTCCTAGTTTTCAAGCCTGAGCTGATCTCCCGGCTGGAGCAGGGAGAGGAGCCATGGGTCCTTGACCTGCAGGGAGCAGAGGGGACAGAGGCACCAAGGACCTCCAAGACAG ATTCTACGATTAGGACTGAAAATGAGCAGTCCTGTGAGGACATGGACATCCTAAAATCGGAATCCTATGGGACAGTCATCAGAATCTCCCCACAGGACTTTCCTCAGAATCCTGGCTTTGGAGACGTTTCTGATTCTGAGGTCTGGTTAGACAGTCATTTGGGCAGTCGTGGGCTGAGAATGACAGGCTCTACCTTTCAGAATAACTGTTTGAATGAGGAGACTGTGGTTCCGAAGACCTTCATCAAGGATGCTGCCCAGGGATGTAAGGAGCTGGGAAGCAGCATCCTGGATTGTCAGCCTCctgaaagtcagagagagagtgCAGAAGGGACGTCCCAGAGGTGCGAGGGGTGTGGGAAAGGCTTCAGAGCCACTTCAGACACTGCTCTGCATTGGGAAGTTAATACACAGAAAATTAGCAGATGTCAAGAATGCCAAAAAAAGTTATCTGACTGCTTGCAGGGGAAACATCCAAATAACTGTCATGGAGAGAAGCCGTACGAATGTGCAGAGTGTGGGAAAGTCTTCAGGCTCTGCTCGCAGCTTAATCAGCATCAGAGAATCCACACGGGAGAGAAACCCTTTAAATGCACTGAGTGTGGAAAATCCTTCCGCCTGAGCTCAAAACTTATTCAGCATCAAAGAATTCACACTGGGGAGAAGCCCTACAGATGTGaggaatgtggaaaagcctttgGTCAGAGCTCAAGCCTCATCCACCATCAGAGAATCCACACAGGAGAGAGGCCCTATGGTTGTcgtgaatgtgggaaagccttcagccAGCAGTCGCAGCTGGTTAGACACCAGAGAACTCACACTGGGGAGAGGCCCTACCCTTGCAAGgagtgtgggaaggccttcagcCAGAGCTCCACCCTAGCCCAGCATCAAAGGATGCACACTGGGGAGAAAGCTCAAATTCTAAGAGCCTCAGACAGTCCAAGCCTTGTTGCACATCAGAGAATTCACGCTGTAGAGAAACCATTTAAGTGTGATGAGTGTGGGAAAGCTTTTAGGTGGATCTCTCGCCTGAGTCAGCATCAGCtgattcacactggagagaagccttataAATGCAACAAGTGTACAAAAGCCTTTGGTTGTAGTTCACGACTTATTCGCCATCagagaactcacactggagaaaaaccatTTAAATGTGATGAGTGTGGCAAAGGCTTTGTTCAGGGTTCACACCTTATTCAGCATCAGCgaatccacactggagagaaaccctatgtgTGTAATGACTGTGGAAAAGCCTTCAGTCAGAGTTCCAGCCTTATTTACCATCAGAGAATCCATAAAGGAGAGAAGCCCTATGAATGCCTCCAGTGCGGAAAAGCCTTCAGCATGAGCACACAGCTTACAATACATCAAAGGGTTCACACTGGAGAGAGGCCCTATAAATGTAacgaatgtgggaaagccttcagtcaAAACTCAACCCTTTTCCAGCACCAGATAATTCATGCAGGAGTGAAGCCCTATGAGTGCagtgaatgtggaaaagccttcagcCGGAGCTCGTATCTTATTGAACACCAGAGAATACACACTAGGGCCCAGTGGTTTTACGAATATGGGAGTGCCCTGGAAGGGTCCACCTTTGTGAGCCGTAAAAAGGTTAAtactataaagaaactgcatcagtgtgaagactgtgagaaaatatttaggtGGCGTTCACACCTAATTATACaccagagaattcacactggggAGAAGCCTTATAAATGCAATGactgtggcaaagcttttaatcGGAGCTCACGGCTTACCCAGCATCAAAAAATTCACACGGGATAG
- the LOC101000408 gene encoding zinc finger protein 7 isoform X15 has product MVPSWRQVSRPEHVDAHPPLSLMEVVTFGDVAVHFSREEWQCLDPGQRALYREVMLENHSSVAGLGFLVFKPELISRLEQGEEPWVLDLQGAEGTEAPRTSKTDSTIRTENEQSCEDMDILKSESYGTVIRISPQDFPQNPGFGDVSDSEVWLDSHLGSRGLRMTGSTFQNNCLNEETVVPKTFIKDAAQGCKELGSSILDCQPPESQRESAEGTSQRCEGCGKGFRATSDTALHWEVNTQKISRCQECQKKLSDCLQGKHPNNCHGEKPYECAECGKVFRLCSQLNQHQRIHTGEKPFKCTECGKSFRLSSKLIQHQRIHTGEKPYRCEECGKAFGQSSSLIHHQRIHTGERPYGCRECGKAFSQQSQLVRHQRTHTGERPYPCKECGKAFSQSSTLAQHQRMHTGEKAQILRASDSPSLVAHQRIHAVEKPFKCDECGKAFRWISRLSQHQLIHTGEKPYKCNKCTKAFGCSSRLIRHQRTHTGEKPFKCDECGKGFVQGSHLIQHQRIHTGEKPYVCNDCGKAFSQSSSLIYHQRIHKGEKPYECLQCGKAFSMSTQLTIHQRVHTGERPYKCNECGKAFSQNSTLFQHQIIHAGVKPYECSECGKAFSRSSYLIEHQRIHTRAQWFYEYGSALEGSTFVSRKKVNTIKKLHQCEDCEKIFRWRSHLIIHQRIHTGEKPYKCNDCGKAFNRSSRLTQHQKIHTG; this is encoded by the exons GTGTCTCGGCCAGAACACGTGGATGCCCACCCACCACTGAGCCTCATG GAGGTGGTAACATTTGGCGATGTGGCTGTGCACTTCTCTCGGGAGGAGTGGCAGTGTCTGGACCCTGGCCAGAGGGCCCTCTACAGGGAAGTGATGCTGGAGAACCACAGCAGTGTGGCTGGACTAG GATTCCTAGTTTTCAAGCCTGAGCTGATCTCCCGGCTGGAGCAGGGAGAGGAGCCATGGGTCCTTGACCTGCAGGGAGCAGAGGGGACAGAGGCACCAAGGACCTCCAAGACAG ATTCTACGATTAGGACTGAAAATGAGCAGTCCTGTGAGGACATGGACATCCTAAAATCGGAATCCTATGGGACAGTCATCAGAATCTCCCCACAGGACTTTCCTCAGAATCCTGGCTTTGGAGACGTTTCTGATTCTGAGGTCTGGTTAGACAGTCATTTGGGCAGTCGTGGGCTGAGAATGACAGGCTCTACCTTTCAGAATAACTGTTTGAATGAGGAGACTGTGGTTCCGAAGACCTTCATCAAGGATGCTGCCCAGGGATGTAAGGAGCTGGGAAGCAGCATCCTGGATTGTCAGCCTCctgaaagtcagagagagagtgCAGAAGGGACGTCCCAGAGGTGCGAGGGGTGTGGGAAAGGCTTCAGAGCCACTTCAGACACTGCTCTGCATTGGGAAGTTAATACACAGAAAATTAGCAGATGTCAAGAATGCCAAAAAAAGTTATCTGACTGCTTGCAGGGGAAACATCCAAATAACTGTCATGGAGAGAAGCCGTACGAATGTGCAGAGTGTGGGAAAGTCTTCAGGCTCTGCTCGCAGCTTAATCAGCATCAGAGAATCCACACGGGAGAGAAACCCTTTAAATGCACTGAGTGTGGAAAATCCTTCCGCCTGAGCTCAAAACTTATTCAGCATCAAAGAATTCACACTGGGGAGAAGCCCTACAGATGTGaggaatgtggaaaagcctttgGTCAGAGCTCAAGCCTCATCCACCATCAGAGAATCCACACAGGAGAGAGGCCCTATGGTTGTcgtgaatgtgggaaagccttcagccAGCAGTCGCAGCTGGTTAGACACCAGAGAACTCACACTGGGGAGAGGCCCTACCCTTGCAAGgagtgtgggaaggccttcagcCAGAGCTCCACCCTAGCCCAGCATCAAAGGATGCACACTGGGGAGAAAGCTCAAATTCTAAGAGCCTCAGACAGTCCAAGCCTTGTTGCACATCAGAGAATTCACGCTGTAGAGAAACCATTTAAGTGTGATGAGTGTGGGAAAGCTTTTAGGTGGATCTCTCGCCTGAGTCAGCATCAGCtgattcacactggagagaagccttataAATGCAACAAGTGTACAAAAGCCTTTGGTTGTAGTTCACGACTTATTCGCCATCagagaactcacactggagaaaaaccatTTAAATGTGATGAGTGTGGCAAAGGCTTTGTTCAGGGTTCACACCTTATTCAGCATCAGCgaatccacactggagagaaaccctatgtgTGTAATGACTGTGGAAAAGCCTTCAGTCAGAGTTCCAGCCTTATTTACCATCAGAGAATCCATAAAGGAGAGAAGCCCTATGAATGCCTCCAGTGCGGAAAAGCCTTCAGCATGAGCACACAGCTTACAATACATCAAAGGGTTCACACTGGAGAGAGGCCCTATAAATGTAacgaatgtgggaaagccttcagtcaAAACTCAACCCTTTTCCAGCACCAGATAATTCATGCAGGAGTGAAGCCCTATGAGTGCagtgaatgtggaaaagccttcagcCGGAGCTCGTATCTTATTGAACACCAGAGAATACACACTAGGGCCCAGTGGTTTTACGAATATGGGAGTGCCCTGGAAGGGTCCACCTTTGTGAGCCGTAAAAAGGTTAAtactataaagaaactgcatcagtgtgaagactgtgagaaaatatttaggtGGCGTTCACACCTAATTATACaccagagaattcacactggggAGAAGCCTTATAAATGCAATGactgtggcaaagcttttaatcGGAGCTCACGGCTTACCCAGCATCAAAAAATTCACACGGGATAG
- the LOC101000408 gene encoding zinc finger protein 7 isoform X10: MVPSWRQVSRPEHVDAHPPLSLMGFLGCWCMSFQEVVTFGDVAVHFSREEWQCLDPGQRALYREVMLENHSSVAGLAGFLVFKPELISRLEQGEEPWVLDLQGAEGTEAPRTSKTDSTIRTENEQSCEDMDILKSESYGTVIRISPQDFPQNPGFGDVSDSEVWLDSHLGSRGLRMTGSTFQNNCLNEETVVPKTFIKDAAQGCKELGSSILDCQPPESQRESAEGTSQRCEGCGKGFRATSDTALHWEVNTQKISRCQECQKKLSDCLQGKHPNNCHGEKPYECAECGKVFRLCSQLNQHQRIHTGEKPFKCTECGKSFRLSSKLIQHQRIHTGEKPYRCEECGKAFGQSSSLIHHQRIHTGERPYGCRECGKAFSQQSQLVRHQRTHTGERPYPCKECGKAFSQSSTLAQHQRMHTGEKAQILRASDSPSLVAHQRIHAVEKPFKCDECGKAFRWISRLSQHQLIHTGEKPYKCNKCTKAFGCSSRLIRHQRTHTGEKPFKCDECGKGFVQGSHLIQHQRIHTGEKPYVCNDCGKAFSQSSSLIYHQRIHKGEKPYECLQCGKAFSMSTQLTIHQRVHTGERPYKCNECGKAFSQNSTLFQHQIIHAGVKPYECSECGKAFSRSSYLIEHQRIHTRAQWFYEYGSALEGSTFVSRKKVNTIKKLHQCEDCEKIFRWRSHLIIHQRIHTGEKPYKCNDCGKAFNRSSRLTQHQKIHTG, encoded by the exons GTGTCTCGGCCAGAACACGTGGATGCCCACCCACCACTGAGCCTCATG GGATTCCTGGGGTGCTGGTGTATGTCCTTTCAGGAGGTGGTAACATTTGGCGATGTGGCTGTGCACTTCTCTCGGGAGGAGTGGCAGTGTCTGGACCCTGGCCAGAGGGCCCTCTACAGGGAAGTGATGCTGGAGAACCACAGCAGTGTGGCTGGACTAG CAGGATTCCTAGTTTTCAAGCCTGAGCTGATCTCCCGGCTGGAGCAGGGAGAGGAGCCATGGGTCCTTGACCTGCAGGGAGCAGAGGGGACAGAGGCACCAAGGACCTCCAAGACAG ATTCTACGATTAGGACTGAAAATGAGCAGTCCTGTGAGGACATGGACATCCTAAAATCGGAATCCTATGGGACAGTCATCAGAATCTCCCCACAGGACTTTCCTCAGAATCCTGGCTTTGGAGACGTTTCTGATTCTGAGGTCTGGTTAGACAGTCATTTGGGCAGTCGTGGGCTGAGAATGACAGGCTCTACCTTTCAGAATAACTGTTTGAATGAGGAGACTGTGGTTCCGAAGACCTTCATCAAGGATGCTGCCCAGGGATGTAAGGAGCTGGGAAGCAGCATCCTGGATTGTCAGCCTCctgaaagtcagagagagagtgCAGAAGGGACGTCCCAGAGGTGCGAGGGGTGTGGGAAAGGCTTCAGAGCCACTTCAGACACTGCTCTGCATTGGGAAGTTAATACACAGAAAATTAGCAGATGTCAAGAATGCCAAAAAAAGTTATCTGACTGCTTGCAGGGGAAACATCCAAATAACTGTCATGGAGAGAAGCCGTACGAATGTGCAGAGTGTGGGAAAGTCTTCAGGCTCTGCTCGCAGCTTAATCAGCATCAGAGAATCCACACGGGAGAGAAACCCTTTAAATGCACTGAGTGTGGAAAATCCTTCCGCCTGAGCTCAAAACTTATTCAGCATCAAAGAATTCACACTGGGGAGAAGCCCTACAGATGTGaggaatgtggaaaagcctttgGTCAGAGCTCAAGCCTCATCCACCATCAGAGAATCCACACAGGAGAGAGGCCCTATGGTTGTcgtgaatgtgggaaagccttcagccAGCAGTCGCAGCTGGTTAGACACCAGAGAACTCACACTGGGGAGAGGCCCTACCCTTGCAAGgagtgtgggaaggccttcagcCAGAGCTCCACCCTAGCCCAGCATCAAAGGATGCACACTGGGGAGAAAGCTCAAATTCTAAGAGCCTCAGACAGTCCAAGCCTTGTTGCACATCAGAGAATTCACGCTGTAGAGAAACCATTTAAGTGTGATGAGTGTGGGAAAGCTTTTAGGTGGATCTCTCGCCTGAGTCAGCATCAGCtgattcacactggagagaagccttataAATGCAACAAGTGTACAAAAGCCTTTGGTTGTAGTTCACGACTTATTCGCCATCagagaactcacactggagaaaaaccatTTAAATGTGATGAGTGTGGCAAAGGCTTTGTTCAGGGTTCACACCTTATTCAGCATCAGCgaatccacactggagagaaaccctatgtgTGTAATGACTGTGGAAAAGCCTTCAGTCAGAGTTCCAGCCTTATTTACCATCAGAGAATCCATAAAGGAGAGAAGCCCTATGAATGCCTCCAGTGCGGAAAAGCCTTCAGCATGAGCACACAGCTTACAATACATCAAAGGGTTCACACTGGAGAGAGGCCCTATAAATGTAacgaatgtgggaaagccttcagtcaAAACTCAACCCTTTTCCAGCACCAGATAATTCATGCAGGAGTGAAGCCCTATGAGTGCagtgaatgtggaaaagccttcagcCGGAGCTCGTATCTTATTGAACACCAGAGAATACACACTAGGGCCCAGTGGTTTTACGAATATGGGAGTGCCCTGGAAGGGTCCACCTTTGTGAGCCGTAAAAAGGTTAAtactataaagaaactgcatcagtgtgaagactgtgagaaaatatttaggtGGCGTTCACACCTAATTATACaccagagaattcacactggggAGAAGCCTTATAAATGCAATGactgtggcaaagcttttaatcGGAGCTCACGGCTTACCCAGCATCAAAAAATTCACACGGGATAG
- the LOC101000408 gene encoding zinc finger protein 7 isoform X11: protein MVPSWRQVSRPEHVDAHPPLSLMGFLGCWCMSFQEVVTFGDVAVHFSREEWQCLDPGQRALYREVMLENHSSVAGLGFLVFKPELISRLEQGEEPWVLDLQGAEGTEAPRTSKTDSTIRTENEQSCEDMDILKSESYGTVIRISPQDFPQNPGFGDVSDSEVWLDSHLGSRGLRMTGSTFQNNCLNEETVVPKTFIKDAAQGCKELGSSILDCQPPESQRESAEGTSQRCEGCGKGFRATSDTALHWEVNTQKISRCQECQKKLSDCLQGKHPNNCHGEKPYECAECGKVFRLCSQLNQHQRIHTGEKPFKCTECGKSFRLSSKLIQHQRIHTGEKPYRCEECGKAFGQSSSLIHHQRIHTGERPYGCRECGKAFSQQSQLVRHQRTHTGERPYPCKECGKAFSQSSTLAQHQRMHTGEKAQILRASDSPSLVAHQRIHAVEKPFKCDECGKAFRWISRLSQHQLIHTGEKPYKCNKCTKAFGCSSRLIRHQRTHTGEKPFKCDECGKGFVQGSHLIQHQRIHTGEKPYVCNDCGKAFSQSSSLIYHQRIHKGEKPYECLQCGKAFSMSTQLTIHQRVHTGERPYKCNECGKAFSQNSTLFQHQIIHAGVKPYECSECGKAFSRSSYLIEHQRIHTRAQWFYEYGSALEGSTFVSRKKVNTIKKLHQCEDCEKIFRWRSHLIIHQRIHTGEKPYKCNDCGKAFNRSSRLTQHQKIHTG from the exons GTGTCTCGGCCAGAACACGTGGATGCCCACCCACCACTGAGCCTCATG GGATTCCTGGGGTGCTGGTGTATGTCCTTTCAGGAGGTGGTAACATTTGGCGATGTGGCTGTGCACTTCTCTCGGGAGGAGTGGCAGTGTCTGGACCCTGGCCAGAGGGCCCTCTACAGGGAAGTGATGCTGGAGAACCACAGCAGTGTGGCTGGACTAG GATTCCTAGTTTTCAAGCCTGAGCTGATCTCCCGGCTGGAGCAGGGAGAGGAGCCATGGGTCCTTGACCTGCAGGGAGCAGAGGGGACAGAGGCACCAAGGACCTCCAAGACAG ATTCTACGATTAGGACTGAAAATGAGCAGTCCTGTGAGGACATGGACATCCTAAAATCGGAATCCTATGGGACAGTCATCAGAATCTCCCCACAGGACTTTCCTCAGAATCCTGGCTTTGGAGACGTTTCTGATTCTGAGGTCTGGTTAGACAGTCATTTGGGCAGTCGTGGGCTGAGAATGACAGGCTCTACCTTTCAGAATAACTGTTTGAATGAGGAGACTGTGGTTCCGAAGACCTTCATCAAGGATGCTGCCCAGGGATGTAAGGAGCTGGGAAGCAGCATCCTGGATTGTCAGCCTCctgaaagtcagagagagagtgCAGAAGGGACGTCCCAGAGGTGCGAGGGGTGTGGGAAAGGCTTCAGAGCCACTTCAGACACTGCTCTGCATTGGGAAGTTAATACACAGAAAATTAGCAGATGTCAAGAATGCCAAAAAAAGTTATCTGACTGCTTGCAGGGGAAACATCCAAATAACTGTCATGGAGAGAAGCCGTACGAATGTGCAGAGTGTGGGAAAGTCTTCAGGCTCTGCTCGCAGCTTAATCAGCATCAGAGAATCCACACGGGAGAGAAACCCTTTAAATGCACTGAGTGTGGAAAATCCTTCCGCCTGAGCTCAAAACTTATTCAGCATCAAAGAATTCACACTGGGGAGAAGCCCTACAGATGTGaggaatgtggaaaagcctttgGTCAGAGCTCAAGCCTCATCCACCATCAGAGAATCCACACAGGAGAGAGGCCCTATGGTTGTcgtgaatgtgggaaagccttcagccAGCAGTCGCAGCTGGTTAGACACCAGAGAACTCACACTGGGGAGAGGCCCTACCCTTGCAAGgagtgtgggaaggccttcagcCAGAGCTCCACCCTAGCCCAGCATCAAAGGATGCACACTGGGGAGAAAGCTCAAATTCTAAGAGCCTCAGACAGTCCAAGCCTTGTTGCACATCAGAGAATTCACGCTGTAGAGAAACCATTTAAGTGTGATGAGTGTGGGAAAGCTTTTAGGTGGATCTCTCGCCTGAGTCAGCATCAGCtgattcacactggagagaagccttataAATGCAACAAGTGTACAAAAGCCTTTGGTTGTAGTTCACGACTTATTCGCCATCagagaactcacactggagaaaaaccatTTAAATGTGATGAGTGTGGCAAAGGCTTTGTTCAGGGTTCACACCTTATTCAGCATCAGCgaatccacactggagagaaaccctatgtgTGTAATGACTGTGGAAAAGCCTTCAGTCAGAGTTCCAGCCTTATTTACCATCAGAGAATCCATAAAGGAGAGAAGCCCTATGAATGCCTCCAGTGCGGAAAAGCCTTCAGCATGAGCACACAGCTTACAATACATCAAAGGGTTCACACTGGAGAGAGGCCCTATAAATGTAacgaatgtgggaaagccttcagtcaAAACTCAACCCTTTTCCAGCACCAGATAATTCATGCAGGAGTGAAGCCCTATGAGTGCagtgaatgtggaaaagccttcagcCGGAGCTCGTATCTTATTGAACACCAGAGAATACACACTAGGGCCCAGTGGTTTTACGAATATGGGAGTGCCCTGGAAGGGTCCACCTTTGTGAGCCGTAAAAAGGTTAAtactataaagaaactgcatcagtgtgaagactgtgagaaaatatttaggtGGCGTTCACACCTAATTATACaccagagaattcacactggggAGAAGCCTTATAAATGCAATGactgtggcaaagcttttaatcGGAGCTCACGGCTTACCCAGCATCAAAAAATTCACACGGGATAG